A genomic stretch from Marinimicrobium sp. C6131 includes:
- a CDS encoding ArsR/SmtB family transcription factor, which translates to MFRHMEIKDAIPSFAALSQETRLAAYRLLVRHEPEGLAAGEIARQLGVPHNTMSAHLATLARAGWVVSERHSRSIIYRANIQHMNEVVEFLVRDCCAGHPEVCEPPGYSAGGACTPSDGDLCNE; encoded by the coding sequence ATGTTTAGACATATGGAAATTAAAGACGCTATACCCAGCTTTGCCGCCCTTTCCCAGGAAACCCGTCTGGCGGCGTATCGGCTGCTGGTCCGCCACGAACCCGAGGGACTGGCCGCCGGTGAGATCGCTCGTCAGTTGGGGGTGCCTCACAACACCATGTCCGCACACCTTGCCACGTTGGCCCGGGCGGGCTGGGTTGTTTCTGAGCGGCACAGCCGGTCCATTATCTACCGCGCCAACATCCAGCATATGAACGAGGTGGTCGAGTTTCTGGTGCGCGACTGCTGTGCAGGACATCCTGAGGTTTGTGAACCACCGGGTTATTCGGCTGGCGGCGCATGTACCCCTTCAGATGGAGATTTATGCAATGAGTGA
- a CDS encoding serine/threonine protein kinase, protein MKITTLVSVTALTAVLAACGGGDIEIDARNQSTTDNSVGDNSNNNTSGGNNPPAEENPCASYEQDGETFQGSYDAPNCVYGTDFVSLSKPYTASEELVFGDLSNDGAHIFNDSLMIGQGFDNDADMEAAGITQGGDGSVLRLEAGAILAFRSNDDYFVINRGSQIFAEGTVDEPVVVTSTSDIEGTVGAEDVQQWGGMIINGFGITNKCAYTGTMMDGDLATSDCHIAAEGKAGAGQTYYGGDNNEDNSGSLEYFMVKHTGAQVAPGNDLNGISFNAVGSGTEVNFLQVYSTYDDGIEFFGGAVDINNYVGLYVRDDSIDIDESYVGTINNALVIQGETDGDHCIESDGIGSYSSQDQATIDDFVARGLNSRATINNLTCIVSPNAAGTHADGHGWRIREAHFPTIRNSILTTAYMGDQADDNYCVRIESAEGLQAAQDGDLVIEESIIACATLTNGGPLPDGTTTREFLEASNDVMQTAADGEDPTADDVDVNLAILDGFYSLPLGDMVVNGNATQVTPVDADFVGGVTADNDWTAGWTYGLHPDNRAQPLWFEAAE, encoded by the coding sequence ATGAAAATCACGACCCTTGTTAGCGTAACCGCTTTGACTGCAGTACTGGCGGCCTGCGGCGGCGGCGATATCGAAATCGATGCCCGCAACCAGTCCACCACTGACAATTCAGTGGGCGACAACAGCAACAACAATACCAGCGGTGGTAACAATCCTCCGGCCGAAGAAAATCCCTGCGCCTCTTATGAGCAGGACGGAGAGACCTTCCAGGGTTCCTACGATGCCCCCAACTGCGTATACGGCACCGATTTTGTCAGCCTGAGCAAGCCCTACACAGCGTCTGAAGAGCTGGTTTTTGGTGATCTGTCCAATGACGGTGCCCACATCTTCAATGACAGCCTGATGATCGGTCAGGGCTTCGACAACGACGCTGACATGGAAGCGGCGGGCATCACCCAGGGTGGTGACGGTTCCGTATTGCGTCTGGAAGCGGGCGCCATCCTGGCTTTCCGCTCCAACGACGATTACTTTGTGATCAATCGCGGCTCCCAGATTTTCGCCGAAGGTACTGTGGACGAGCCGGTTGTCGTGACCTCTACCTCCGACATCGAAGGTACTGTAGGCGCTGAAGACGTCCAGCAGTGGGGCGGCATGATCATCAATGGTTTCGGTATCACCAACAAGTGTGCCTACACCGGCACCATGATGGATGGCGACCTGGCCACTTCAGACTGCCATATCGCCGCTGAAGGTAAGGCCGGCGCTGGTCAGACTTACTACGGTGGTGACAACAACGAAGACAATTCCGGCTCTCTGGAGTACTTCATGGTCAAGCACACTGGTGCCCAGGTGGCTCCGGGTAACGACCTGAACGGTATTTCTTTCAACGCTGTAGGCTCGGGCACCGAAGTCAACTTCCTGCAGGTTTACTCAACCTACGACGACGGTATCGAATTCTTCGGTGGTGCCGTTGATATCAACAACTATGTGGGTCTGTATGTTCGCGATGATTCCATTGATATCGACGAATCCTATGTCGGTACCATCAATAACGCACTGGTGATTCAGGGCGAGACCGATGGTGACCACTGCATCGAGTCCGACGGCATCGGCAGCTACAGCAGCCAGGACCAGGCCACCATCGACGATTTCGTGGCTCGCGGCCTGAACTCTCGCGCTACCATCAATAACCTGACCTGTATCGTCTCTCCGAACGCGGCGGGTACTCACGCCGATGGCCACGGCTGGCGTATCCGGGAAGCGCACTTCCCGACCATCCGCAACTCCATCCTGACCACCGCTTACATGGGTGACCAGGCGGACGATAACTACTGTGTTCGCATCGAATCAGCTGAAGGCCTGCAAGCGGCCCAGGACGGTGACCTGGTGATTGAGGAGTCGATCATCGCCTGTGCCACCCTGACCAACGGCGGTCCGCTGCCGGACGGCACTACCACTCGCGAGTTCCTGGAAGCCAGCAACGACGTTATGCAGACTGCGGCTGACGGTGAAGATCCGACCGCTGACGACGTCGATGTCAACCTGGCCATCCTGGATGGTTTCTATTCCCTGCCGCTGGGCGACATGGTGGTCAACGGTAACGCCACTCAGGTGACTCCGGTAGATGCAGACTTTGTCGGTGGCGTGACTGCTGACAACGACTGGACCGCTGGATGGACTTACGGCCTGCACCCGGACAATCGTGCCCAGCCGCTGTGGTTCGAAGCGGCTGAATAA
- a CDS encoding TonB-dependent receptor domain-containing protein produces the protein MNSKQFSTHLVRAGFSVSLLSALISASAVAQDDDSAPTQPPVMAPPVMEELLVTGGRLMSGAESLAVERQEAAVATDLLGADQISRIGDSTVALALTRVPGVTLVDGKFVFVRGLGERYSNTTLNGAMVPSPDLSRNVLPLDIIPTSIVDSLAIQKVPSADKPAAFGGGSVDIRTTSIPDDILFNIELGTGTNTASSDFLTYTGGEDDRWGSDDGSRALSPQLSAALDQYRGDVSINNINTVAQLDSIEDAAAINRQLAAGLNRDISPRETSGEPDIEAEINLGNNYYLPNDMEFGFLAGAAYDSGWRNREVVQRRFQDPENQVVTEDETVHSVDISGNLSFGLRLNAENSIETTSIWLRNTDDEVSVRDYFNANRLLSDGQGFRNTELRYEQRELEVHQVHGEHELGWDTLDALGLSDSLDFLRGLSFDWYISDSEASTDLPNEVNALSLTVTDPQTGEVQSSAFSGANNTAASYRYSDLRDYVDSNGFTLTMPATLGNWEVALSGGMDYWQKSRTYEQYEFYLGSTTLGNSDPLFTQDLSSILADDNLLDPANGFQITNNSGNANSYIAANKVNAAFGQLDMTWDYTWRLVIGSRWEDYQQVNLPWNPVNYDGSQFPGMEDPDPQVVADYFQEVTYTEDDVYNSVALTWMVQDFWAEDFQLRASFGETTVRPDLREISGSSYFDPITDIVVNGNPDVVPSQIDNFDLRAEWFFSGGDNFTLSMFYKDIVNPIEQFEGAATDDNIRAEIHNGDSAELYGLEVEFLKSLGDMAAVLDPFFVQGNFTFMDQELVAGNNADAPTNPIRPLQGASDVVSNLILGFDSPDGMHSATLSYNSFSERLFFAGRNGAPDSFEQPFHSLDFTYSFYPSDNFTVKLKVKNLLDENLVIERTNTASDGSTRDVEIYNQERGQDLSLSVQYRF, from the coding sequence ATGAACAGCAAACAATTTTCAACTCACCTCGTTCGTGCCGGCTTCAGCGTCAGTCTGCTCAGCGCGTTGATCAGTGCCTCGGCTGTGGCCCAGGACGATGACAGTGCACCGACCCAGCCGCCGGTGATGGCACCGCCGGTAATGGAAGAGTTGCTGGTGACCGGCGGCCGCCTGATGAGCGGCGCGGAAAGTCTGGCCGTGGAGCGCCAGGAAGCGGCGGTGGCGACTGACCTGCTTGGCGCGGATCAGATCAGCCGGATTGGCGACTCCACCGTCGCGCTGGCGTTGACACGCGTTCCGGGTGTCACCCTGGTAGATGGCAAGTTTGTCTTTGTGCGCGGGCTGGGTGAGCGCTACTCCAACACCACGCTCAACGGCGCCATGGTGCCGTCACCGGACCTGTCACGCAACGTGCTGCCGTTGGACATTATTCCGACCTCCATTGTGGATTCTCTGGCGATTCAGAAAGTGCCGTCAGCGGACAAGCCCGCCGCCTTCGGTGGTGGTAGTGTCGATATCCGCACCACCAGTATTCCGGACGATATTCTGTTCAACATTGAGCTGGGCACCGGTACCAACACCGCCTCCTCGGATTTTCTGACCTACACCGGTGGCGAAGATGACCGCTGGGGCTCAGATGATGGTTCCCGGGCGCTGTCACCTCAGTTGAGCGCGGCTCTGGATCAGTACCGCGGTGATGTATCCATCAACAATATCAACACGGTTGCCCAGTTGGATTCCATTGAGGACGCCGCGGCGATCAACCGTCAATTGGCCGCCGGTCTCAATCGGGACATCAGCCCTCGGGAAACCTCCGGTGAGCCGGATATAGAAGCAGAGATCAATCTGGGTAACAATTATTACCTACCTAATGACATGGAGTTCGGCTTCCTGGCTGGTGCAGCCTATGACAGCGGCTGGCGTAACCGCGAAGTGGTTCAGCGCCGCTTTCAGGACCCTGAGAACCAGGTGGTCACCGAGGATGAAACCGTCCACTCGGTGGATATTTCCGGCAACCTGAGCTTTGGGCTTCGGCTGAACGCGGAAAACTCCATTGAAACCACCAGTATCTGGTTGCGCAATACCGATGACGAAGTGTCGGTGCGGGATTACTTCAACGCCAACCGTCTGCTGTCCGATGGACAGGGTTTCCGCAATACCGAGCTGCGCTACGAGCAGCGTGAACTGGAAGTGCACCAGGTTCACGGCGAGCACGAGCTGGGTTGGGATACGCTGGATGCCCTTGGCCTCAGCGACAGCCTGGACTTCCTGCGCGGCCTGAGCTTCGACTGGTACATTTCGGACAGTGAGGCGTCTACCGATCTGCCGAACGAAGTCAATGCGCTGAGTTTGACGGTAACCGACCCGCAGACCGGTGAGGTTCAATCGTCAGCGTTCAGTGGTGCCAACAATACGGCTGCGAGTTATCGCTACTCGGATCTGCGCGATTACGTTGACAGCAATGGCTTCACCCTGACCATGCCGGCCACTCTGGGTAACTGGGAGGTTGCCCTGTCCGGGGGGATGGATTACTGGCAGAAGTCCCGCACCTACGAGCAGTATGAGTTCTACCTGGGCAGCACCACGCTCGGAAACAGCGATCCACTGTTCACTCAGGATCTGAGCAGTATCCTGGCGGATGACAATCTGCTCGATCCGGCCAATGGCTTCCAGATCACCAACAACTCCGGCAACGCCAACAGCTATATCGCCGCGAACAAGGTGAATGCCGCGTTTGGTCAGTTGGATATGACCTGGGATTACACCTGGCGCCTTGTCATCGGCAGCCGCTGGGAAGACTATCAGCAGGTGAACCTGCCGTGGAACCCGGTCAACTATGACGGCAGTCAGTTCCCGGGCATGGAAGACCCCGACCCGCAGGTCGTGGCCGACTACTTCCAGGAAGTGACTTACACCGAGGACGATGTGTACAACTCGGTGGCACTGACCTGGATGGTCCAGGACTTCTGGGCGGAAGATTTCCAGCTGCGGGCCAGCTTCGGTGAAACCACCGTCCGTCCGGATCTGCGGGAAATCTCCGGTTCCAGCTACTTTGATCCGATTACCGACATTGTGGTGAACGGCAATCCGGATGTGGTGCCTTCCCAGATCGATAACTTCGACCTGCGTGCCGAGTGGTTCTTCTCGGGCGGTGACAACTTCACCCTGTCGATGTTCTACAAGGACATTGTGAACCCGATTGAGCAGTTTGAAGGGGCCGCCACCGATGACAATATCCGGGCCGAGATCCACAACGGCGACAGCGCGGAGCTGTACGGGCTGGAAGTCGAGTTCCTGAAGAGCCTGGGCGATATGGCGGCGGTGCTGGACCCCTTCTTTGTGCAGGGTAACTTCACCTTCATGGATCAGGAGCTGGTGGCCGGCAACAATGCCGATGCACCCACCAACCCGATTCGCCCGCTTCAGGGCGCCTCCGATGTGGTCAGCAACCTGATTCTGGGCTTTGACTCACCCGATGGCATGCACTCGGCCACACTGTCCTACAACTCCTTCAGCGAGCGCCTGTTCTTCGCGGGTCGCAATGGGGCACCGGACAGCTTTGAGCAACCGTTCCACTCACTGGATTTCACCTACTCTTTCTATCCCAGTGACAACTTCACTGTGAAGCTGAAAGTGAAGAACCTGCTGGACGAGAACCTGGTGATCGAGCGGACCAATACCGCTTCCGATGGCAGTACGCGGGATGTGGAGATCTACAACCAGGAGCGGGGCCAGGATCTCAGTCTGAGTGTCCAGTACCGCTTCTGA
- the arsJ gene encoding organoarsenical effux MFS transporter ArsJ, whose amino-acid sequence MLAHLSPAIRQYLLITANYWAFTLTDGALRMLVVLHFHQLGYSPLAIAMLFLFYEIFGVITNLVGGWLGARLGLNRTMNLGLVLQVVALSMLLVPAAMLTVPWVMAAQALSGVAKDLNKMSAKSAIKLLVPDGQGGALYHWVAVLTGSKNALKGAGFFLGGALLMVMGFAGAVGAMAAALLVVWMISLIYLKKDLGRAKSKPKFSEVFSKSRAVNVLSAARLFLFGARDVWFVVALPVFLASQFDWDHWQVGGFLALWVIGYGAVQSLAPRITGRSGRGLPDGRTAFGWASVLTVVPALIALALWQEWVPGVSLVVGLLIFGVLFAVNSSLHSYLIVSYAKEDGVSLDVGFYYMANAMGRLVGTVLSGWVYQVAGLIACLWISAAFLALAAIIALWLPRRLVDES is encoded by the coding sequence ATGCTGGCACACCTGTCCCCGGCCATTCGCCAGTACCTGCTGATTACCGCCAATTATTGGGCCTTCACGCTGACCGATGGCGCCCTGCGAATGTTGGTGGTACTGCATTTTCACCAACTCGGTTACAGTCCGCTGGCCATTGCCATGCTGTTCCTGTTTTATGAGATCTTCGGCGTGATCACCAATCTTGTGGGCGGCTGGCTCGGCGCTCGCCTGGGGTTGAACCGGACCATGAATCTGGGGCTGGTGTTGCAGGTCGTGGCACTGTCCATGCTGTTGGTGCCGGCCGCCATGCTCACGGTGCCCTGGGTAATGGCGGCGCAGGCGCTGTCTGGGGTGGCGAAAGATCTGAATAAAATGAGCGCGAAAAGCGCCATCAAGTTGTTGGTGCCAGACGGGCAGGGCGGTGCGCTTTACCACTGGGTGGCGGTGCTGACCGGCTCGAAAAATGCGTTGAAAGGCGCCGGGTTTTTCCTGGGCGGCGCGCTGCTGATGGTCATGGGCTTTGCCGGCGCCGTGGGTGCCATGGCCGCCGCGCTGCTTGTGGTCTGGATGATCAGCCTGATTTATCTGAAGAAGGATCTGGGCCGGGCCAAAAGCAAACCCAAATTCTCCGAGGTGTTTTCCAAAAGCCGTGCCGTCAACGTGCTGTCCGCGGCCCGCCTGTTTTTATTTGGCGCCCGGGATGTCTGGTTTGTTGTGGCGCTGCCGGTGTTTCTGGCCAGCCAGTTCGACTGGGACCACTGGCAGGTGGGTGGCTTTCTGGCGTTGTGGGTGATTGGCTACGGTGCGGTGCAATCGCTTGCCCCCAGAATTACGGGGCGCTCCGGACGTGGCTTGCCCGATGGACGAACGGCGTTTGGTTGGGCGTCCGTGTTAACGGTCGTCCCCGCTCTGATTGCGTTGGCTTTGTGGCAGGAGTGGGTGCCGGGTGTGAGCCTGGTGGTGGGCCTGTTGATCTTTGGTGTGCTGTTTGCGGTAAATTCTTCCCTGCACAGTTATCTGATTGTCAGCTACGCCAAGGAGGACGGGGTCTCGTTGGATGTCGGCTTTTACTATATGGCCAATGCGATGGGGCGCCTGGTGGGCACGGTGCTCTCCGGCTGGGTGTATCAGGTCGCGGGGCTGATCGCTTGCCTGTGGATCTCGGCCGCCTTTTTGGCCCTGGCGGCGATAATCGCCCTCTGGTTACCGCGTAGGTTGGTCGATGAGAGTTAG
- a CDS encoding NAD(P)/FAD-dependent oxidoreductase: MEKIVVVGGGAGGLELATKLGRKLGRKKKAHITLVDRNTTHLWKPLLHEIAVGTMDEGNDAVSYRAQAYAKGFHFRIGTLTDIDRERRQIVLAPVLDEEGVEYIPSTRIDYDYLVMALGSVSNDFGTPGVKDHCIFLDSPKQAHRFRNKLLNRFLRIQRVPDEPDEVRIAIVGAGATGVELSAELHHAVKEFHHYGFDAITNEHLHVTLLEAGERILPALPERISAAATRELTNIGVKVRTQTMVTSAEHNGLHTKDGDFIEADLMVWAAGIKVPEFMANIGGLETNRINQLTVNAHLQTTRDERIFAIGDCAEFIQEDGKRVPPRAQSAHQMADTCYDNLVACLHNKPLKTYHYKDHGSLISLANYSTVGSLMGNLTRGSLFIEGRMARVVYISLYRMHQVAVHGLIKTGLLMLAGKINRWLRPRLKLH; this comes from the coding sequence GTGGAAAAGATTGTTGTTGTCGGCGGTGGCGCTGGCGGACTGGAGCTCGCCACCAAACTCGGTCGCAAGCTGGGCCGAAAGAAGAAAGCCCATATTACCCTGGTGGACCGCAATACCACGCACTTGTGGAAACCGCTGCTTCATGAAATAGCGGTGGGCACCATGGATGAGGGCAACGATGCGGTCAGCTATCGCGCCCAGGCTTACGCCAAAGGCTTCCACTTCCGCATCGGTACACTGACCGATATCGACCGGGAGCGGCGCCAGATCGTACTGGCGCCGGTTCTCGATGAGGAGGGCGTGGAATACATTCCATCGACCCGAATCGATTACGATTACCTGGTGATGGCTCTGGGGTCGGTATCCAATGATTTCGGCACTCCCGGCGTGAAAGATCACTGCATCTTTCTCGACAGCCCCAAACAGGCCCACCGGTTCCGCAACAAACTGCTCAATCGGTTCTTGCGGATTCAGCGCGTGCCCGACGAACCGGATGAAGTACGCATTGCCATTGTGGGCGCCGGCGCAACCGGCGTGGAGCTCTCGGCGGAGCTGCATCATGCCGTCAAAGAGTTTCACCACTATGGCTTCGATGCCATCACCAATGAGCACCTGCATGTGACGCTGCTGGAGGCCGGCGAGCGGATCCTGCCCGCTCTACCCGAACGCATCTCCGCCGCGGCCACCCGCGAGCTGACCAACATCGGGGTCAAAGTGCGCACTCAGACGATGGTGACCTCCGCCGAGCATAACGGCCTGCACACCAAAGACGGTGATTTCATCGAGGCGGACCTGATGGTCTGGGCCGCCGGCATCAAGGTGCCGGAGTTTATGGCCAACATCGGTGGCCTGGAAACCAACCGGATCAATCAGTTGACCGTCAATGCACATTTGCAGACCACTCGGGACGAACGGATTTTCGCGATTGGCGATTGCGCGGAGTTCATTCAGGAAGATGGCAAGCGGGTACCACCGCGCGCGCAGTCGGCACACCAGATGGCGGACACCTGTTACGACAACCTGGTCGCCTGCCTGCACAACAAGCCGCTGAAAACCTACCACTACAAAGACCACGGCTCGTTGATTTCCCTGGCGAATTACTCGACGGTGGGAAGCCTGATGGGCAACCTGACTCGGGGCAGCCTGTTTATCGAGGGACGGATGGCACGAGTGGTTTATATCTCGCTCTACCGGATGCATCAGGTCGCGGTGCACGGTTTGATCAAGACCGGGTTACTGATGCTGGCAGGTAAAATCAATCGGTGGTTACGACCGCGGTTGAAGTTGCATTGA
- a CDS encoding Gfo/Idh/MocA family protein, with the protein MSKIRWGVLSTANIGRKKVIPAIQASERGDVVAVGSRTEASARAFADELGIPVAHGSYEALLADPNIDAIYNPLPNHLHVPLSIQALEAGKHVLCEKPISLDVKDLQALKAAAKAHPKQKLMEAFMYRFHPQWQHVREWLERGDLGQVRTYTAFFAYNNRDDENIRNLPDIGGGGLMDIGCYGISSARHVYGAEPVRVVGSVQPLAGYEVDCLTSAIMEFPDGTATFTVTTKTEATQWAEIHGEKGMIRLEKPFNPEPGDENRVTLVIKGEKQTFSFPEPNQYQLMVDAFAKSIQEGTPAPTPLWDAEANMRVIDALFTSSDESRWVNLD; encoded by the coding sequence ATGAGCAAGATTCGCTGGGGGGTGCTCAGCACCGCCAATATTGGTCGCAAGAAAGTCATTCCCGCCATTCAGGCCTCCGAGCGGGGTGACGTGGTCGCCGTGGGCTCACGCACCGAGGCCAGCGCCCGGGCCTTTGCCGACGAATTGGGCATTCCGGTTGCCCACGGCAGCTACGAGGCGCTGCTGGCGGATCCGAATATAGACGCGATCTACAACCCTTTGCCCAATCATCTGCACGTCCCGCTCTCCATACAGGCACTGGAGGCCGGCAAGCACGTATTGTGTGAAAAGCCGATCAGCCTGGACGTCAAAGATCTTCAGGCACTCAAAGCCGCTGCCAAAGCCCACCCCAAGCAGAAGCTGATGGAAGCCTTCATGTACCGCTTCCACCCCCAGTGGCAACATGTACGCGAATGGCTCGAGCGCGGCGATCTGGGGCAAGTAAGGACTTACACCGCGTTCTTTGCCTACAACAACCGGGACGACGAGAACATCCGCAACCTGCCGGATATCGGCGGTGGCGGACTGATGGACATCGGCTGCTACGGCATTTCCTCCGCTCGCCACGTGTACGGCGCGGAGCCGGTGCGCGTTGTGGGCAGCGTACAACCCCTGGCCGGCTACGAGGTGGACTGTCTTACCTCAGCCATCATGGAGTTCCCCGACGGTACCGCCACTTTTACCGTCACCACCAAAACTGAGGCTACCCAGTGGGCGGAAATTCATGGTGAAAAGGGCATGATCCGACTGGAAAAGCCTTTCAACCCCGAACCCGGTGATGAAAACCGGGTAACTCTGGTGATCAAGGGGGAAAAGCAGACATTCAGTTTTCCCGAGCCCAACCAATACCAGTTGATGGTGGATGCCTTCGCCAAAAGTATTCAGGAAGGTACCCCTGCCCCCACCCCGCTGTGGGACGCCGAAGCCAATATGCGGGTCATTGATGCGCTGTTTACCAGCTCGGACGAAAGCCGTTGGGTCAACCTGGATTAG
- the arsH gene encoding arsenical resistance protein ArsH, which translates to MSEGPVVDGLLHIDPAQLQPVDVEALAGPGGPRHAPRILVLYGSLRERSYSRLLSEEASRLLRWYGCEVRTFNPSGLPLPDDTDADHPKVRELRELAHWSEGMLWVSPERHGAMTGIMKTQIDWIPLALGGIRPTQGKTLAVMEVSGGSQSFNAVNQMRLLGRWMRMVTIPNQSSVPKAFNEFDEEGRMKFSPLYLRVVDVCEELVKFTWLTRGRSAYLTDRYSERVETAEAVSRRVNQRKL; encoded by the coding sequence ATGAGTGAAGGTCCGGTTGTTGACGGCCTGCTGCATATCGACCCGGCGCAACTGCAACCGGTCGATGTGGAGGCGCTTGCAGGGCCTGGCGGGCCTCGTCATGCACCACGGATACTGGTGCTTTACGGTTCGCTTCGAGAGCGCTCCTATTCCCGGTTGCTGTCGGAGGAGGCGAGCCGGTTGCTGCGCTGGTATGGTTGCGAAGTGCGCACCTTTAATCCGTCCGGGCTGCCCCTGCCAGATGACACGGATGCCGATCATCCGAAGGTGCGAGAGCTGCGTGAGCTGGCTCATTGGTCGGAAGGTATGCTCTGGGTCAGCCCTGAGCGCCATGGCGCCATGACGGGCATTATGAAAACCCAGATCGACTGGATTCCCCTGGCCCTGGGCGGGATTCGTCCGACTCAGGGGAAGACCCTGGCAGTCATGGAGGTGTCCGGGGGCAGCCAGAGCTTCAATGCCGTGAACCAGATGCGCCTATTGGGCCGCTGGATGCGCATGGTCACCATCCCCAACCAATCATCGGTGCCCAAGGCGTTCAACGAGTTTGACGAGGAGGGGCGGATGAAGTTTTCCCCGCTCTATCTGCGCGTGGTCGATGTCTGTGAGGAACTGGTGAAATTTACCTGGCTCACACGAGGGCGCTCAGCCTACCTGACCGACCGGTATTCGGAGCGAGTGGAAACGGCGGAGGCGGTATCTCGCCGGGTCAATCAGAGGAAACTCTGA
- a CDS encoding ArsJ-associated glyceraldehyde-3-phosphate dehydrogenase, whose translation MAIKIGINGFGRMGRLALRAGWNWTQVEFVQINDPAGDAETLAHLLNFDSVHGRWEHEARAEGPAIVIGERRLAVTANRAIGDTDWSGCDVVIEASGKMRDRDLLQAYLDQGVKRVVVTAPVKADDILNVVMGVNEDQYDADRHRIVTAASCTTNCLAPVVKVIHRELGIRHGSMTTLHDITNTQSILDQPHKDLRRARASSMSLIPTTTGSAKAITEIFPELKGRLNGHAVRVPLANASLTDCVFEVENATDAAQVNQLLKRAAEAEMPGILGYEERPLVSVDYKTDPHSSIIDALSTLVIDGTQVKLYAWYDNEWGYANRTAELARMVGLTDQAG comes from the coding sequence ATGGCGATCAAGATTGGCATTAATGGCTTTGGCCGCATGGGGCGTCTGGCCCTGCGCGCTGGCTGGAACTGGACGCAGGTGGAGTTCGTGCAGATCAACGACCCGGCGGGCGATGCCGAGACGTTGGCGCACCTGTTGAACTTTGATTCGGTGCACGGGCGCTGGGAACACGAGGCACGAGCGGAAGGGCCGGCAATCGTCATCGGAGAGCGGCGGTTGGCGGTGACCGCCAACCGCGCCATTGGCGATACCGACTGGTCTGGTTGCGATGTGGTCATTGAGGCCTCGGGCAAAATGCGGGACCGGGATCTGCTGCAGGCCTACCTTGATCAGGGAGTGAAGCGTGTGGTGGTCACCGCACCGGTCAAGGCCGATGACATCCTCAATGTGGTAATGGGGGTGAACGAGGATCAATACGATGCCGATCGCCATCGCATTGTGACTGCCGCCTCCTGTACCACCAACTGTCTGGCGCCGGTGGTCAAAGTGATTCACCGCGAGCTGGGCATCAGACATGGCTCCATGACCACCCTGCACGACATCACCAATACCCAGAGTATTCTCGATCAGCCCCACAAGGATCTGCGCCGCGCCCGGGCCAGCAGCATGAGCCTGATTCCCACCACCACCGGGTCGGCCAAGGCGATTACAGAAATTTTCCCGGAACTGAAAGGGCGGCTCAATGGCCACGCTGTACGTGTTCCCCTGGCCAACGCCTCGTTGACCGATTGTGTCTTTGAGGTGGAAAACGCCACGGACGCTGCTCAGGTGAATCAGCTGTTGAAACGCGCGGCTGAAGCAGAAATGCCGGGTATTCTCGGTTACGAAGAGCGGCCTCTGGTGTCGGTGGACTACAAAACCGATCCGCACTCCAGCATCATTGATGCCCTGTCGACGTTGGTGATCGACGGTACCCAGGTAAAACTCTACGCCTGGTACGACAACGAATGGGGCTACGCCAACCGCACGGCGGAATTGGCGCGTATGGTCGGCCTCACTGATCAAGCGGGTTAA